A genomic region of Alnus glutinosa chromosome 11, dhAlnGlut1.1, whole genome shotgun sequence contains the following coding sequences:
- the LOC133881814 gene encoding uncharacterized protein LOC133881814 isoform X2, with protein sequence MELSCRTMLYLISTLLLFLSLSSSTATAESDPSSSSSSIISRFQQYLRINTAQPSPQYAESADFILSQAKSLSLEAQTLEFVEGKPLILLKWPGSDPSLRSILLNSHTDVVAAEHDKWSHPPFSAHLDRDGNIYARGSQDMKCVGMQYLEAIRKLKASGFQPLRSVYLSFVPDEEIGGHDGTEKFVDSDVFNSLNVGILLDEGLASTNENYRAFYAERGPWWLVIKATGQPGHGSRLYDNTAMENLLKSIESVRRFRASQLDLVKAGLKAEGEVVSVNLAFLKAGTPTPTGFVMNVQPSEAQAGFDIRVPPTANPEPLERRIAEEWAPASRNMTFEFKQKVSVRDKFGKPMLTATDSSNPWWTLLEEAVRKANGKLGKPEIFPAATDAHYYRLHGLPAIGFSPMANTPILLHDHNEFLNQDEYLKGIDVYVSIIKAYASYVEHTRKEGSRDEL encoded by the exons ATGGAGCTCAGTTGCAGAACTATGCTGTACCTCATTTCTACGCTATTATTGTTCCTCTCATTATCATCATCAACAGCAACAGCAGAATCAGACCCATCATCATCGTCGTCGTCAATTATATCAAGATTCCAACAGTACCTCCGAATCAACACGGCCCAGCCGAGCCCCCAGTACGCTGAATCTGCCGATTTCATCCTCTCCCAAGCCAAGTCCCTCTCGCTCGAGGCCCAGACGCTGGAGTTCGTGGAGGGCAAGCCTCTGATTCTCCTCAAGTGGCCCGGCTCCGATCCCAGCCTCCGCTCAATCCTTCTCAACTCTCACACCGACGTTGTTGCGGCCGAGCACGACAAGTGGTCGCACCCTCCCTTCAGTGCCCACCTCGACCGGGACGGCAACATCTACGCCAGAGGGTCCCAGGACATGAAGTGCGTTGGCATGCAGTACCTCGAGGCCATTCGCAAGTTGAAGGCTTCTGGGTTCCAGCCCCTTCGCTCTGTCTACCTGTCCTTTGTGCCGGACGAGGAGATTGGTGGCCACGATGGTACCGAGAAGTTCGTGGATTCCGATGTTTTCAACAGTTTGAATGTGGGCATTTTACTCGACGAAG GGTTGGCTTCAACGAATGAGAACTACAGGGCGTTTTATGCGGAAAGGGGTCCGTGGTGGCTGGTGATTAAGGCTACTGGGCAGCCAGGCCATGGGTCGAGGTTGTATGACAATACGGCTATGGAGAATCTGCTGAAAAGCATTGAGAGTGTGAGGAGGTTCCGAGCTTCGCAGTTGGATTTGGTGAAGGCAGGTTTAAAGGCCGAGGGGGAGGTTGTTTCGGTTAATTTGGCGTTCTTGAAGGCGGGCACGCCGACTCCAACT GGTTTCGTCATGAATGTGCAGCCATCTGAAGCACAAGCAGGTTTTGATATTCGAGTGCCACCAACTGCCAATCCAGAACCTCTGGAGAGACGAATCGCTGAAGAATGGGCACCTGCTTCACGTAATATGACATTCGAG TTTAAGCAGAAGGTTTCTGTGCGTGATAAGTTTGGGAAGCCAATGCTCACCGCCACTGACAGTTCTAACCCCTGGTGGACCTTACTAGAAGAAGCTGTCAGAAAAGCTAATGGCAAACTTGGTAAGCCAGAAATCTTTCCTGCCGCAACAGATGCTCACTACTATCGCTTACATGGCTTGCCAGCAATAGGCTTCTCTCCTATGGCAAACACTCCTATTCTCCTCCATGATCATAACGAG TTTCTAAACCAAGATGAGTACTTGAAAGGAATTGATGTCTATGTGTCAATAATCAAAGCTTATGCATCTTATGTTGAACATACAAGAAAGGAGGGCTCCAGAGATGAGTTATAA
- the LOC133881814 gene encoding uncharacterized protein LOC133881814 isoform X1, which translates to MELSCRTMLYLISTLLLFLSLSSSTATAESDPSSSSSSIISRFQQYLRINTAQPSPQYAESADFILSQAKSLSLEAQTLEFVEGKPLILLKWPGSDPSLRSILLNSHTDVVAAEHDKWSHPPFSAHLDRDGNIYARGSQDMKCVGMQYLEAIRKLKASGFQPLRSVYLSFVPDEEIGGHDGTEKFVDSDVFNSLNVGILLDEGLASTNENYRAFYAERGPWWLVIKATGQPGHGSRLYDNTAMENLLKSIESVRRFRASQLDLVKAGLKAEGEVVSVNLAFLKAGTPTPTGFVMNVQPSEAQAGFDIRVPPTANPEPLERRIAEEWAPASRNMTFELGQFKQKVSVRDKFGKPMLTATDSSNPWWTLLEEAVRKANGKLGKPEIFPAATDAHYYRLHGLPAIGFSPMANTPILLHDHNEFLNQDEYLKGIDVYVSIIKAYASYVEHTRKEGSRDEL; encoded by the exons ATGGAGCTCAGTTGCAGAACTATGCTGTACCTCATTTCTACGCTATTATTGTTCCTCTCATTATCATCATCAACAGCAACAGCAGAATCAGACCCATCATCATCGTCGTCGTCAATTATATCAAGATTCCAACAGTACCTCCGAATCAACACGGCCCAGCCGAGCCCCCAGTACGCTGAATCTGCCGATTTCATCCTCTCCCAAGCCAAGTCCCTCTCGCTCGAGGCCCAGACGCTGGAGTTCGTGGAGGGCAAGCCTCTGATTCTCCTCAAGTGGCCCGGCTCCGATCCCAGCCTCCGCTCAATCCTTCTCAACTCTCACACCGACGTTGTTGCGGCCGAGCACGACAAGTGGTCGCACCCTCCCTTCAGTGCCCACCTCGACCGGGACGGCAACATCTACGCCAGAGGGTCCCAGGACATGAAGTGCGTTGGCATGCAGTACCTCGAGGCCATTCGCAAGTTGAAGGCTTCTGGGTTCCAGCCCCTTCGCTCTGTCTACCTGTCCTTTGTGCCGGACGAGGAGATTGGTGGCCACGATGGTACCGAGAAGTTCGTGGATTCCGATGTTTTCAACAGTTTGAATGTGGGCATTTTACTCGACGAAG GGTTGGCTTCAACGAATGAGAACTACAGGGCGTTTTATGCGGAAAGGGGTCCGTGGTGGCTGGTGATTAAGGCTACTGGGCAGCCAGGCCATGGGTCGAGGTTGTATGACAATACGGCTATGGAGAATCTGCTGAAAAGCATTGAGAGTGTGAGGAGGTTCCGAGCTTCGCAGTTGGATTTGGTGAAGGCAGGTTTAAAGGCCGAGGGGGAGGTTGTTTCGGTTAATTTGGCGTTCTTGAAGGCGGGCACGCCGACTCCAACT GGTTTCGTCATGAATGTGCAGCCATCTGAAGCACAAGCAGGTTTTGATATTCGAGTGCCACCAACTGCCAATCCAGAACCTCTGGAGAGACGAATCGCTGAAGAATGGGCACCTGCTTCACGTAATATGACATTCGAG CTTGGGCAGTTTAAGCAGAAGGTTTCTGTGCGTGATAAGTTTGGGAAGCCAATGCTCACCGCCACTGACAGTTCTAACCCCTGGTGGACCTTACTAGAAGAAGCTGTCAGAAAAGCTAATGGCAAACTTGGTAAGCCAGAAATCTTTCCTGCCGCAACAGATGCTCACTACTATCGCTTACATGGCTTGCCAGCAATAGGCTTCTCTCCTATGGCAAACACTCCTATTCTCCTCCATGATCATAACGAG TTTCTAAACCAAGATGAGTACTTGAAAGGAATTGATGTCTATGTGTCAATAATCAAAGCTTATGCATCTTATGTTGAACATACAAGAAAGGAGGGCTCCAGAGATGAGTTATAA
- the LOC133882574 gene encoding uncharacterized protein LOC133882574, translating into MEEVGCAMEGSRIKMENYLSHLSKKLALWFTRTFKPIMTHDELEPIMATLGFVGLPPSTSNAALPWKEYAYTAGGWESNSDPPPPRPRLPYPRIDGLHVCTYRAFLESLNFYLHLPDISDLFHIRGMPLHQIHDRRRKWREIVDAFYIFVYREGTLDQATYNLYHSDESSNNSGGSTSIVIRNKGNNSPASCIVSLKDIV; encoded by the exons ATGGAGGAAGTTGGATGTGCAATGGAGGGAAGCCGGATCAAAATGGAGAACTACTTGAGTCACCTGTCAAAGAAGCTTGCGCTGTGGTTCACCAGAACGTTCAAGCCCATCATGACCCACGACGAGCTGGAGCCCATCATGGCCACCCTTGGGTTCGTCGGCCTTCCGCCCTCCACCAGCAACGCCGCTCTTCCCTGGAAGGAGTACGCCTACACCGCCGGAGGTTGGGAGAGCAACTCCGACCCGCCGCCGCCAAGGCCCAGGCTGCCCTACCCGAGGATCGATGGCCTCCACGTCTGCACCTACCGGGCCTTCCTTGAATCCCTCAACTTCTACCTCCACTTGCCGGACATCTCCGATCTCTTCCATATCAG gggaatGCCATTACATCAAATACATGATCGACGGAGGAAGTGGCGTGAAATAGTAGATGCTTTCTACATCTTCGTTTACAGAGAAGGAACACTGGATCAGGCCACATACAATTTATATCACTCTGATGAGAGCAGCAATAACAGCGGCGGCAGCACCTCCATCGTCATCCGAAATAAGGGCAACAATTCCCCAGCCTCCTGCATTGTCTCTTTAAAAGATATAGTATGA
- the LOC133881994 gene encoding expansin-A20, with product MGALQATFLFLILLKACEITDAEDGEWKTATATYTKETDGSIITEGACGYGDLHRTSYGKHSAGLSTILFNRGSSCGACYEVRCVDHILWCLQGSPSVILTATDFCPPNYGLAADYGGWCNFPKEHFEMSEAAFAEIAERSGDIVPVQYRRVKCERSGGLRFTVSGNSRFFQVLITNVGLDGEVVGVKVKGSRTGWIAMARNWGQNWQCSINLTGQPISFEVTASSGRTLASYNVAPANWQFTQTFEGKQF from the exons ATGGGTGCTCTTCAAGCCACATTTCTCTTCTTGATTCTACTGAAAGCATGCGAGATAACTGATGCTGAGGATGGAGAATGGAAGACAGCTACTGCAACATACACCAAAGAAACTGATGGATCAATCATTACAG AAGGAGCTTGTGGGTATGGAGACCTCCACAGGACTAGCTATGGGAAGCACAGTGCTGGACTAAGCACCATTTTGTTCAACAGGGGGAGTTCTTGTGGGGCTTGCTATGAGGTGAGATGTGTTGATCACATATTGTGGTGCCTACAGGGGAGCCCCTCTGTTATTCTCACTGCCACAGATTTCTGTCCTCCAAATTATGGACTCGCGGCCGATTATGGTGGTTGGTGCAACTTCCCCAAAGAACACTTCGAGATGTCAGAGGCTGCATTTGCTGAAATTGCAGAGAGAAGTGGTGATATCGTGCCAGTGCAGTACAGGAG GGTGAAGTGTGAAAGAAGTGGTGGGCTGAGATTCACTGTGAGTGGAAACTCACGCTTCTTTCAAGTTCTAATCACCAATGTAGGTCTGGATGGTGAAGTGGTTGGTGTGAAAGTGAAGGGATCAAGAACAGGGTGGATAGCTATGGCAAGAAATTGGGGACAGAACTGGCAATGCAGCATTAATCTTACAGGACAGCCTATATCTTTTGAGGTGACTGCCAGCAGCGGAAGAACACTAGCATCTTATAATGTTGCTCCAGCAAACTGGCAATTCACTCAGACATTTGAAGGGAAACAATTCTAG
- the LOC133882324 gene encoding pentatricopeptide repeat-containing protein At1g62350-like, whose product MSSCSTRAPWFTLRSSPSKAMELRNRKTRFVTVGISNRSKNRKPLQKGRSLSIEAIQTVQALKRAQKDQPSLDQLFHSNFKRLLKLDMIAVLRELLRQNQCFLALKVFEDIRKEYWYRPQVSLYADMIKVLGGNGLFEHVELLHSYLKTEAGSLGPEIEGFNAVLRALVSFNHTKLAMECYYLMKQVECEPDKSSFKILITALESNGETGDSAIIRQDAQMYYGEDLEFLEEEEMMVSK is encoded by the exons atgagctCGTGTTCAACTCGTGCTCCTTGGTTTACTCTGAGGAGCTCTCCATCCAAAGCCATGGAGTTAAGGAACAGGAAAACGCGGTTCGTGACGGTGGGAATAAGCAACAGAAGCAAGAATCGGAAGCCGTTGCAGAAGGGGAGGAGCCTCAGCATCGAAGCAATACAAACGGTTCAGGCGTTGAAGCGAGCCCAGAAAGACCAACCTTCATTGGACCAACTGTTCCACTCCAATTTCAAGCGCCTCCTCAAGCTCGATATGATTGCCGTCCTTCGCGAACTCCTCCGCCAGAACCAGTGCTTCTTGGCCCTCAAG GTTTTTGAAGATATTCGGAAGGAATACTGGTATAGGCCTCAAGTCTCACTCTATGCTGATATGATCAAAGTATTGGGTGGCAATGGATTGTTTGAGCATGTTGAACTACTTCACAGCTATTTGAAAACAGAAGCTGGCAGTTTAGGGCCCGAAATCGAGGGCTTTAATGCTGTCTTGAGAGCTTTGGTGAGTTTTAACCATACTAAACTTGCAATGGAATGTTACTACCTGATGAAACAAGTTGAATGTGAGCCAGACAAGTCATCCTTTAAGATACTTATAACTGCCTTGGAATCAAATGGAGAAACAGGGGATTCAGCTATCATAAGGCAGGATGCTCAAATGTATTATGGTGAAGATCTAGAGTTTCTTGAGGAGGAAGAGATGATGGTGAGCAAATGA